Proteins from a single region of Chrysemys picta bellii isolate R12L10 chromosome 9, ASM1138683v2, whole genome shotgun sequence:
- the LOC135973452 gene encoding SRRM2 protein homolog rsr-2-like has product MQADNRKRAPAWTVREVLDLIAVWGEDSVLAELRSKRRNAKIFEKISKGMMERGHNRDSDQCRVKVKELRQAYQKTKEANGRSGSEPRTCRYYAELHAILGGAATTNPPVFVDSGSGIVSTPEDSADGVEEEEEEEDELAESTQHSILPNSQDLFITLTEVPSQASQASTQDSDTMEGTSAAANSSSLPPPSRRLSQIRRRKKKTREEMFSEIMQSSRSDRAHLNEWKETVSKYRKEVSEREERRDQREDMRDQREERRDQREERRDARDERWRQEDQRMKEATLGLLQRLVEVQERLLENRLPLQPLFHPPPSPCSVSSSPRRVRTRGGRLRTPSHSTPVDSPSKRLSFF; this is encoded by the exons atgcaggctgataatcgaaaaagagcaccagcatggaccgtgagggaggtactggatctgatcgctgtatggggagaggattcagtgcttgcagaacttcgttctaaaagacgaaatgcaaaaatttttgaaaaaatctccaagggcatgatggagagaggccacaatagggactcagatcagtgccgcgtgaaagtcaaggaactcagacaagcctatcagaaaacaaaggaggcaaacggtcgctccgggtcagagccgcggacatgccgctactacgccgagctgcatgcaattctagggggggctgccaccactaacccacctgtgttcgtggattctgggtcggggatagtctcgacgcctgaggattctgccgatggggtagaggaggaggaggaggaggaggatgagcttgcagagagcacacagcactccattctccccaacagccaggatctttttatcaccctgactgaagtaccctcccaagcctcccaagccagtacccaagactctgacaccatggaaggcacctcag cagctgcaaattcctcaagcctccctcctccatcccgaaggttatcacagataaggcgtcgtaagaagaagacgcgagaagagatgttttctgaaattatgcaatccagcaggagtgacagagctcatctgaatgagtggaaggaaacagtttcaaagtataggaaagaagtcagtgaacgtgaggagaggagggaccaacgtgaggacatgagggaccaacgtgaggagaggagagaccaacgtgaggagaggagagacgctcgagatgagaggtggcgtcaggaagaccagaggatgaaggaagcaacgctggggctgctccagcgtctggtggaggttcaggaacggctgctggaaaacagactgccgcttcagcccctgttccaccctcccccctccccatgttccgtatcctcctcacccagacgtgtaagaacgcggggggggaggctccgtacaccttcccattccaccccagtagacagcccaagcaaaaggctgtcatttttttaa
- the LOC135973451 gene encoding uncharacterized protein LOC135973451: MKATDGRQPFSRLFSWVGEHCRLHTTASMEPAEVKTALMNIVNTSRVLVEFMLSQDQKNEERRQRQRQRSDKHDEDMDTDTDTEFSETTGPGALEIMLLMGQILNMERRFWARETSTDWWDRIVLQVWDDSQWLRNFRMRKGTFMELCDLLSPALKRQNTKMRAALTVEKRVAIALWKLATPDSYRSVGNQFGVGKSTVGAAVMQVAKAITQVLLRKFVTLGNVQAIVDGFAAMGFPNCGGAIDGTHIPILAPEHQATEYINRKGYFSMVLQALVDHKGRFTNINAGWAGRVHDARVFRNTTLFKGLQQGTYFPDQKITVGDVEMPIVILGDPAYPLMPWLMKPYTGSLDRSQELFNYRLSKCRMVVECAFGRLKGRWRSLLTRSDLSQRNLPIVISACCVLHNLCESKGETFMAGWEAEANRLAADYAQPDTRAIRRAHHEAVCIREALKTSFMAGQATV; this comes from the coding sequence atgaaagcaacggacggcagacaaccattttcgcgccttttttcctgggtgggtgaacactgcagactccataccacggcaagcatggagcccgctgaggtcaagacagcactcatgaatattgtaaacacctcgcgcgttctcgtggagtttatgctgagccaggaccagaaaaacgaggagaggaggcagcggcagcggcagcgcagcgacaagcatgatgaggacatggacacggacacggatacagaattcagtgaaaccacaggccccggtgctttggagatcatgttgttaatggggcagattctaaacatggaacgccgattctgggcaagggaaacaagcacagactggtgggaccgcatagtgttgcaggtctgggacgattcccagtggctgcggaactttcgcatgcgtaagggcactttcatggaactttgtgacttgctgtcccctgccttgaaacgccagaataccaagatgagagcagccctcacagttgagaagcgcgtggcgatagccctgtggaagcttgcaacgccagacagctaccggtcagtcgggaatcaatttggagtgggaaaatctactgtgggggctgctgtgatgcaagtagccaaagcaatcactcaggtgctgctacgaaagtttgtgactctgggaaatgtgcaggccatagtggatggctttgctgcaatgggattccctaactgtggtggggcgatagacggaacccatatccctatcttggcaccggagcaccaagccaccgagtacataaaccgcaaggggtacttttcaatggtgctgcaagcacttgtggatcacaagggacgtttcaccaacatcaatgcgggctgggcgggaagggttcatgacgctcgcgtcttcaggaacacaactctgtttaaagggctgcagcaagggacttactttccggaccagaaaataaccgttggggatgttgaaatgcccatagttattcttggggacccagcctaccccttaatgccatggctcatgaagccatacacaggcagcctggacaggagtcaggagctgtttaactacaggctaagcaagtgcagaatggtggtagaatgtgcatttggccgtttaaaaggccgctggagatcattattgactcgctctgacctcagccaaagaaatctccccattgttatttctgcttgctgtgtgctccacaatctctgtgaaagtaagggggagacctttatggcagggtgggaggctgaggcaaatcgcctggctgctgattacgcgcagccagacaccagggcgattagaagagcacaccatgaagcggtgtgcatcagagaagctttaaaaaccagtttcatggctggccaggctacagtgtga